One genomic region from Kineosporia corallincola encodes:
- the prfB gene encoding peptide chain release factor 2 — MAIDFPSEIRALRTTLDSILKVSDLDQLRSDIADLSEQAAAPDLWDDPEKAQVVTSQLSHGQAQLDRLEKMGSRVDDLETLVELAEEADDADTMAEAEDELRSVQKALGELEVRTLLSGEYDSREAVVTIRSEAGGVDAADFAEMLLRMYLRWAERHQYKTEVYDTSYAEEAGLKSATFRVDAPYAYGTLSVEQGTHRLVRISPFDNQGRRQTSFAGVEVLPVVAETDHIDVPENDIRVDVYRSSGPGGQSVNTTDSAVRLTHIPTGIVVTCQNEKSQLQNKASAMRVLQAKLLEKARQDRQAELDGLKGDGGSSWGNQMRSYVLHPYQMVKDLRTEQESGNPSAVFDGAIDEFLESGIRWRKSQEQSA, encoded by the coding sequence GTGGCCATCGACTTCCCCAGTGAGATCCGCGCACTGCGCACCACCCTGGACTCCATCCTCAAGGTGAGCGATCTGGATCAGCTGCGCTCCGACATCGCCGATCTCTCCGAACAGGCCGCGGCCCCCGACCTGTGGGACGACCCGGAGAAGGCCCAGGTCGTCACGTCGCAGCTCTCCCACGGTCAGGCTCAGCTCGACCGTCTGGAGAAGATGGGCTCGCGGGTCGACGACCTGGAGACGCTGGTCGAGCTGGCCGAGGAGGCCGACGACGCGGACACCATGGCCGAGGCCGAGGACGAACTGCGCTCGGTGCAGAAGGCGCTGGGCGAGCTGGAGGTTCGCACCCTGCTCTCCGGCGAGTACGACTCCCGCGAGGCCGTGGTCACGATCCGGTCCGAGGCCGGCGGTGTGGACGCCGCCGACTTCGCCGAGATGCTTCTGCGGATGTACCTGCGCTGGGCCGAGCGGCACCAGTACAAGACCGAGGTCTACGACACCTCCTACGCCGAGGAGGCGGGGCTGAAGTCCGCCACCTTCCGCGTGGACGCTCCCTACGCCTACGGCACGCTCTCGGTCGAGCAGGGCACCCACCGGCTGGTGCGGATCAGCCCGTTCGACAACCAGGGGCGGCGGCAGACGTCGTTCGCCGGCGTCGAGGTGCTGCCGGTCGTGGCCGAGACCGACCACATCGACGTCCCGGAGAACGACATCCGCGTCGACGTCTACCGGTCCTCGGGTCCGGGTGGTCAGTCCGTCAACACCACCGACTCCGCGGTCCGGCTCACGCACATCCCCACCGGCATCGTCGTGACCTGCCAGAACGAGAAGTCGCAGCTTCAGAACAAGGCCTCGGCGATGCGCGTGCTCCAGGCCAAGCTGCTGGAGAAGGCCCGCCAGGACCGACAGGCCGAGCTGGACGGGCTGAAGGGTGACGGCGGCTCCAGCTGGGGCAACCAGATGCGTTCCTACGTGCTGCACCCGTACCAGATGGTGAAGGATCTGCGCACCGAGCAGGAGTCCGGCAACCCGTCGGCCGTGTTCGACGGCGCGATCGACGAGTTCCTCGAGTCCGGCATCCGCTGGCGCAAGTCGCAGGAGCAGTCGGCCTAG
- a CDS encoding helix-turn-helix domain-containing protein has protein sequence MVDLGRIVARNIRGERSRLGLTQEEFGKLVGWSLSQAHDAEKGNRRIHVQEIPLICRALQVTFADLCRGAAPDDLDSLGL, from the coding sequence ATGGTGGACCTGGGGCGGATCGTGGCGCGGAACATCCGCGGGGAGCGGTCGCGACTGGGGTTGACCCAGGAGGAGTTCGGCAAGCTGGTGGGCTGGTCTCTGAGCCAGGCTCATGATGCCGAGAAGGGCAACCGGCGCATTCATGTGCAGGAGATCCCGCTGATCTGCCGTGCCTTGCAGGTCACCTTCGCCGATCTGTGTCGTGGCGCCGCGCCCGACGATCTGGATTCGCTGGGCCTTTAA
- a CDS encoding pilus assembly protein TadG-related protein: MMPPDMRRAPLNDSGQIVPLTAGFVALALLLVLITVDITALHLRRQELHALADAVALDAADALDENAFYETGAGELPVLLSDESVRAAARDYLQRNPDAVRNLEVDLAGPTGALQGTTAEVTLTGRAQIPLVGLVVRRWSGGVPLHATSRATAREAGP; the protein is encoded by the coding sequence ATGATGCCTCCGGACATGAGACGGGCGCCGCTGAATGACTCAGGGCAGATCGTGCCGTTGACGGCGGGATTCGTGGCTCTGGCCCTGTTGCTCGTGCTGATCACCGTGGACATCACCGCGCTGCACCTCCGTCGCCAGGAGTTGCATGCCCTGGCTGATGCTGTCGCGCTGGATGCTGCCGACGCATTGGACGAGAACGCCTTCTACGAGACAGGGGCGGGAGAACTTCCGGTTCTGCTGTCGGACGAGTCGGTGAGGGCTGCTGCCCGTGACTATCTCCAGCGGAATCCGGATGCCGTGAGAAATCTGGAGGTGGATCTGGCCGGCCCGACCGGAGCCCTCCAAGGAACCACAGCCGAGGTGACGCTGACCGGACGTGCCCAGATTCCGCTCGTGGGGCTGGTGGTGCGACGTTGGTCAGGTGGGGTGCCGCTGCACGCGACCAGCCGGGCGACGGCACGAGAGGCCGGACCCTGA
- a CDS encoding pilus assembly protein, translated as MKRRGRHETLERGSAVIEFVALGMLLLLPVAYLVLVLGRVQAASFAAGGAVREATRAFVTADDDEAARERAARVTELALQDHGFRTDEGKLDISCNRSPCLTSGGQVMVEVQIEARFPWLPTGFAEAVRAHVVVRADQVETVDRFRDFGS; from the coding sequence ATGAAGCGACGTGGTCGGCACGAGACCCTCGAACGAGGTTCGGCAGTCATCGAATTCGTGGCATTGGGGATGCTTCTGCTCCTGCCGGTGGCGTACCTCGTGTTGGTGCTCGGCCGGGTGCAAGCTGCCTCGTTCGCCGCCGGGGGAGCGGTCCGTGAGGCTACCCGCGCCTTCGTCACCGCTGACGATGATGAAGCTGCGCGTGAGCGTGCTGCCAGGGTGACCGAACTGGCATTGCAGGATCACGGGTTTCGCACGGATGAGGGAAAGCTCGACATTTCCTGTAACAGATCGCCGTGTCTGACATCAGGAGGGCAGGTGATGGTCGAGGTGCAGATCGAGGCGCGCTTTCCGTGGCTGCCGACCGGGTTCGCGGAGGCGGTGCGGGCCCATGTCGTTGTCAGGGCTGATCAGGTCGAGACCGTCGATCGGTTCAGGGACTTCGGCTCATGA
- a CDS encoding TadE/TadG family type IV pilus assembly protein, translating into MLPTHDRETGSAVVDFVLVGSLLVFVFLSLLQLALIVHVRNVLVDCAVQGARYGALSDQDPQAGADRTRSLIREELSEVYAQQVTANEMDLGGATVIEVRVVAPLPILGLIGAGRGASVAGHAFAESS; encoded by the coding sequence ATGCTGCCAACACACGATCGCGAAACTGGCTCTGCTGTAGTCGATTTTGTGCTGGTAGGGAGCTTGCTGGTGTTCGTGTTCCTGTCGCTTCTGCAATTGGCTCTGATCGTGCATGTGCGTAACGTGCTGGTCGATTGTGCCGTGCAGGGCGCCAGGTACGGCGCGCTCTCCGATCAGGATCCGCAGGCGGGCGCCGACAGAACCAGATCGCTCATCCGGGAGGAGCTGTCAGAGGTCTACGCGCAGCAGGTGACGGCCAACGAGATGGATCTGGGCGGTGCCACGGTGATCGAGGTACGTGTGGTAGCGCCGTTACCGATTCTCGGGCTGATCGGTGCCGGTCGTGGTGCGAGCGTTGCCGGTCATGCTTTCGCTGAGTCGTCATGA
- a CDS encoding type II secretion system F family protein yields the protein MSAVGALVGCLAGIGVWLILLGVPWHRDPSLEQRLTPYLRGARLPGTDAQAISDMPGSVPHELAQFLLTTASGWAGRVSGGTASAERRIAQLGSGFSLEQFRAQQVIAGVAGAGLGAAVAALIAARNGLSLVSLVGMVLIGALLGVLGRDQLLTWQVRRREERILTEFPAVAEILALAVGAGEGPLGALDRVARTSRGELAAEIARTLADARTGSSLTDALNQLAARTSIPSLARFVDGIVIAIERGTPLADVLRAQAQDVRELTKRRLMESGGRREIAAMVPVVFLILPVTVLFALFPGLAVLEITV from the coding sequence ATGTCAGCCGTCGGTGCTCTCGTCGGTTGCCTGGCCGGAATCGGGGTCTGGCTGATTCTGCTCGGTGTGCCATGGCATCGAGATCCTTCGCTGGAGCAGCGTCTGACGCCATATCTCCGGGGCGCCCGGCTGCCGGGAACGGATGCGCAGGCCATCTCGGATATGCCCGGGTCCGTGCCGCATGAGCTGGCACAGTTCTTGCTGACCACGGCATCGGGCTGGGCCGGCCGCGTGAGTGGTGGCACTGCCTCGGCCGAAAGACGCATCGCGCAGCTGGGTTCCGGGTTCTCGCTGGAGCAGTTCCGAGCACAACAGGTGATTGCGGGGGTGGCCGGGGCAGGGCTCGGTGCTGCTGTGGCCGCTCTGATCGCGGCTCGGAACGGTCTCAGCCTGGTGTCACTCGTGGGAATGGTGCTGATCGGTGCGCTGCTCGGGGTGCTGGGCCGCGATCAGCTCCTGACCTGGCAGGTCCGGCGCCGGGAAGAGCGAATCCTGACGGAGTTCCCCGCCGTGGCCGAGATTCTCGCGCTCGCGGTCGGGGCGGGAGAAGGGCCGCTCGGTGCCCTGGATCGGGTGGCCCGCACCAGCCGTGGTGAGCTGGCGGCCGAGATCGCCCGCACTCTGGCCGACGCCCGCACGGGTAGCTCGCTCACCGACGCGCTCAACCAACTTGCCGCGCGCACGTCGATCCCGAGTCTCGCCCGTTTCGTCGACGGCATCGTGATCGCGATCGAGCGCGGCACGCCACTCGCTGATGTGCTTCGGGCCCAGGCGCAAGACGTTCGTGAACTCACGAAACGCCGGCTGATGGAATCCGGTGGACGACGCGAGATCGCGGCCATGGTGCCGGTGGTCTTCCTGATTCTTCCGGTCACCGTGCTGTTCGCGCTCTTTCCAGGCCTCGCCGTCCTGGAAATCACTGTCTGA
- a CDS encoding type II secretion system F family protein, producing MGALLGLTAGVGMFLVWWSCWHAEPLRSEGTGSKPFARLGGVLREAGLQSVSPVAFLTLCSGAMAGACLLLLALTGVRSLAVCFGVIAGWLPYALVRSRARRRRERLREFWPDAVDNLASGVRAGLSLPDALGALGERGPEALRPPFQAFARDYRLTGSFSDSLETLKSRLADPTGDRLCEALRITREVGGSDLGKLLRSLSMFLRDDARVRSELEARQSWTVSAARLAVSAPWLVLALLATKPESVQAYESATGSVVLAVGAALCVLAYRLMTVIGRLPEERRVLR from the coding sequence GTGGGAGCGCTGCTCGGGCTGACAGCAGGAGTCGGCATGTTCCTCGTCTGGTGGTCCTGCTGGCATGCGGAACCACTGAGGTCGGAGGGCACAGGCAGCAAGCCGTTCGCGCGGCTCGGCGGCGTCCTCAGGGAAGCCGGGTTGCAGTCCGTCTCGCCGGTGGCCTTCCTGACCCTGTGTTCCGGGGCCATGGCCGGGGCCTGCCTGCTTCTTCTCGCCCTGACCGGGGTTCGTTCTCTGGCAGTCTGTTTCGGTGTCATCGCCGGATGGCTGCCGTACGCTCTCGTCCGCTCCCGGGCCCGGCGCCGACGGGAACGCCTTCGCGAGTTCTGGCCCGATGCCGTGGACAACCTCGCCTCCGGAGTCCGGGCCGGTCTCTCGCTGCCCGACGCTCTGGGAGCACTCGGCGAGCGTGGGCCGGAGGCGCTGCGCCCGCCGTTCCAGGCGTTCGCCCGGGATTATCGGCTGACGGGTAGCTTCAGCGACTCGCTCGAGACGCTCAAGAGCAGGCTGGCCGATCCGACCGGAGACCGGCTCTGTGAGGCATTGCGCATCACCCGTGAGGTCGGTGGGTCGGACCTGGGCAAGTTGCTGCGCAGCCTCTCCATGTTCCTGCGTGATGACGCCCGGGTGCGTTCTGAGCTGGAGGCCAGGCAGAGCTGGACCGTTTCGGCGGCGCGGCTGGCGGTCTCGGCGCCGTGGCTGGTCCTGGCCCTGCTGGCCACGAAACCCGAGTCGGTCCAGGCCTACGAGAGCGCCACCGGAAGCGTGGTCCTGGCCGTCGGGGCGGCTCTGTGCGTGCTCGCCTACCGCCTGATGACCGTGATCGGGCGGCTCCCCGAAGAACGGCGGGTGCTTCGCTGA
- a CDS encoding CpaF family protein: protein MDAVSIVSDEVRERIRREGIDPGRDSTGLRRLVESAVAAYDERSLIRALPPLADTGRAVKSVIDEVAGFGALQAYLDDPSVEELWINDPGRLFVARSGVSELTTTILSASEVRDLVERMLKFSGRRVDLASPFVDAMLPDGSRLHVVIPDITRHSYAVNIRKFTVVSTRLDDLVTLGTLTPQAAEFLSASVVAGLNILVAGGTQAGKTTMLNCLLGAVPARERVITCEEVFELRAPLRDSVAMQCRQASLEGTGEIPLRRLVKEALRMRPNRIVVGEVRQAESLDLLLALNSGLPGMATLHANSAREAVVKMCTLPLLAGENVSARFIVPTVASSIDLVVHMRLDGDGRRRVTEIVGVPGRVEGDVVETTDIFTRRDDRLVRAEGFPPHPDRYERAGVDVATLLRGSWR from the coding sequence ATGGATGCCGTCTCGATCGTGTCGGACGAGGTTCGTGAGCGCATCCGGCGGGAAGGTATTGACCCGGGGCGAGATTCGACGGGGTTGCGACGTCTGGTCGAGTCCGCGGTGGCGGCGTACGACGAGCGCTCGCTGATCCGGGCGTTGCCACCGCTCGCCGATACCGGGCGGGCGGTCAAGAGCGTCATCGATGAAGTGGCCGGATTCGGCGCTCTGCAAGCCTATCTCGACGATCCGTCGGTCGAGGAACTGTGGATCAATGATCCGGGACGGCTGTTCGTGGCACGCTCAGGCGTCAGCGAGCTGACCACGACCATCCTGAGCGCCTCCGAAGTACGCGACCTGGTCGAGCGCATGCTGAAGTTCTCCGGCCGCCGAGTTGACCTGGCCAGCCCTTTCGTCGACGCGATGCTCCCGGACGGATCACGTCTGCACGTCGTCATCCCGGACATCACCCGGCACTCCTACGCCGTGAACATCCGCAAATTCACAGTAGTTTCCACGCGCCTCGACGACCTCGTCACCCTGGGCACGCTGACCCCGCAGGCGGCTGAGTTCCTCAGCGCATCGGTCGTGGCCGGCCTGAACATTCTGGTGGCCGGTGGCACGCAGGCGGGCAAGACGACCATGCTCAACTGTCTGCTGGGAGCGGTGCCGGCTCGCGAGCGGGTCATCACCTGCGAAGAGGTGTTCGAGTTGCGTGCTCCACTGCGCGATTCGGTGGCGATGCAGTGCCGTCAGGCCAGTCTGGAGGGAACGGGTGAGATTCCGCTGCGCCGGCTGGTGAAAGAAGCATTGCGGATGCGGCCCAACCGGATCGTGGTCGGCGAGGTCAGACAGGCTGAGAGCCTGGATTTACTTCTGGCCCTGAACAGCGGGCTTCCCGGCATGGCCACCCTTCATGCGAACTCGGCGCGCGAAGCCGTGGTCAAGATGTGCACCCTTCCGCTGCTGGCCGGTGAGAACGTCAGCGCCCGCTTCATCGTCCCGACTGTCGCCAGCTCGATCGACCTGGTCGTCCACATGCGACTCGACGGTGACGGCCGTCGCCGCGTGACTGAGATCGTCGGCGTGCCGGGCCGGGTCGAGGGTGACGTGGTCGAGACCACCGACATCTTCACCCGGCGCGACGATCGCCTGGTGCGGGCCGAGGGGTTCCCGCCGCATCCCGACCGCTACGAACGCGCCGGTGTCGATGTGGCGACGCTGCTCCGTGGTAGCTGGAGGTGA
- a CDS encoding GNAT family N-acetyltransferase produces MPLDGQNAAVWPSPGDHRKSDAPASRAVAWRIRPVAPSDIDAVHGILQESAAFHRQQDPIEATPQALRAALFSSHPRVYCHVAEADGPSGAEIIGTAFWFVTFSSWRGRHGLWLEDLFVRPRYRGLGAGRALISELATLCVERGYTRLEWSVMDWNEPGRNFYEGLGAAPHSDMSTWALTNPSLLELAKKPV; encoded by the coding sequence ATGCCCCTCGACGGACAGAACGCCGCCGTATGGCCGTCTCCCGGAGACCATCGCAAGAGCGACGCCCCGGCATCCCGGGCCGTCGCCTGGCGAATTCGGCCAGTTGCCCCCTCCGACATCGATGCCGTGCACGGCATCCTTCAAGAAAGTGCCGCCTTCCACCGACAGCAGGACCCGATCGAGGCCACACCTCAGGCACTCCGCGCCGCCCTCTTCAGCTCCCATCCCCGTGTCTACTGTCATGTGGCGGAGGCTGACGGGCCATCAGGTGCGGAGATCATCGGAACCGCTTTCTGGTTCGTCACCTTCTCCAGCTGGCGTGGACGTCATGGACTCTGGCTGGAAGACCTGTTCGTCCGCCCGCGGTACCGGGGGCTCGGAGCAGGACGGGCCCTGATCTCAGAACTCGCGACCCTGTGCGTCGAACGCGGATATACCCGCCTCGAATGGTCAGTCATGGACTGGAACGAGCCCGGCCGGAATTTCTACGAAGGCCTTGGTGCAGCTCCGCACAGCGACATGTCCACCTGGGCGCTGACCAATCCATCACTCTTGGAGCTCGCCAAGAAACCAGTGTGA
- a CDS encoding SigB/SigF/SigG family RNA polymerase sigma factor, protein MAARLRERAEETIDEAPADAPARRRGRHVREGSEDASPRHDPDLLRLAALPQSDPQYQQLRRTVIEAHLPLVHHLAQRFKGRGEPYDDLVQVGTIGLLHAVDRYDPQRGAFAAFAVPTIVGEIRRHFRDRGWAMRIPRRIQDLGRRVSEARESLTHTLDRSPTVQEIAQYLDVDADLVIEALDTASAYITVPLPTTAEESDRMGKAFEDAGLELVEQRETLRPLLARLPEREQRILELRFGKGLSQSQIAAEVGVSQMHVSRLLTKSLNILRSGLTQEL, encoded by the coding sequence GTGGCTGCCCGGCTCCGTGAGCGCGCCGAGGAGACGATCGACGAGGCCCCTGCGGATGCACCGGCACGCCGCCGCGGACGGCACGTGCGCGAAGGCAGCGAGGACGCCTCACCACGACACGATCCCGACCTGCTCCGGCTCGCCGCGCTCCCACAGAGCGACCCGCAGTACCAGCAGCTGCGCCGCACCGTCATCGAGGCACACCTCCCCCTCGTCCACCACCTCGCCCAACGCTTCAAAGGCCGCGGCGAACCCTACGACGACCTCGTCCAGGTCGGCACCATCGGCCTCCTGCACGCCGTCGACCGCTACGACCCCCAACGCGGAGCCTTCGCCGCCTTCGCCGTCCCCACCATCGTCGGCGAAATCCGCCGCCACTTCCGCGACCGCGGCTGGGCCATGCGCATCCCCCGCCGCATCCAAGACCTCGGCCGCCGCGTCTCCGAAGCCCGCGAAAGCCTCACCCACACCCTCGACCGCTCCCCCACCGTGCAGGAGATCGCCCAGTACCTCGACGTCGACGCCGATCTGGTGATCGAGGCGCTGGACACGGCGAGCGCCTACATCACCGTGCCGCTTCCCACCACGGCCGAGGAATCCGACCGGATGGGCAAGGCCTTCGAAGACGCCGGCCTGGAACTGGTCGAGCAACGGGAGACCCTCCGGCCGCTCCTGGCCCGGCTGCCCGAGAGGGAGCAGCGCATCCTGGAGCTCCGGTTCGGGAAAGGGCTCTCGCAGTCCCAGATCGCCGCCGAGGTCGGGGTGTCCCAGATGCACGTGTCCCGGCTCCTGACCAAGAGCCTGAACATCCTGCGCAGCGGCCTCACCCAGGAACTGTAG
- a CDS encoding WhiB family transcriptional regulator, giving the protein MDWRHEAACLEEDPELFFPIGNTGPAILQIEEAKAVCRRCEVVETCLRWAIDSGQDAGVWGGLSEDERRALKRRNARARRAS; this is encoded by the coding sequence ATGGACTGGCGCCATGAGGCAGCTTGCCTCGAGGAGGACCCGGAGCTGTTCTTCCCGATCGGGAACACCGGCCCTGCGATCCTTCAGATCGAGGAAGCGAAAGCTGTTTGCCGTCGATGCGAGGTCGTCGAGACCTGCCTTCGCTGGGCCATCGACTCCGGCCAGGACGCCGGCGTCTGGGGTGGCCTCTCGGAGGACGAGCGCCGTGCGCTGAAGCGCCGTAACGCTCGGGCCCGTCGCGCCAGCTGA
- a CDS encoding sensor histidine kinase: MPTMKDLVAKHTELGQADLEWLQLLTGDWQLLSDLSFADLVLWVPRKGDGGWIAVAHCRPSTGVTVYYDDVVGMAVDAGRRPLLDRAFEQLRICRERGTDYQEDVTVREETVPVLRAGRAIAVLARHTNLSAARTPSRLELTYLQCADELTRMICEGEFPAPGAPSGPRRGAPRVGDGLIRMDKDGKVTYASPNAVSALHRLGHFGEVVDQSLSEIVTSLLDQPGLVDESLPLVLMGRAPWRSHIENHGATLSMRAVPLKTSGERTGALLLVREISELRRREQELLTKDATIREVHHRVKNNLQTVAALLRLQARRIKSPEGRGALQEAMRRVSTIALVHETLSEGFGEKVDFDDVVGRTLSLAVELAAPSTSVKIRREGRFGELRAENATPLALVLTELVTNAVEHGFRDRGGTVTLIAERNGAELRTTIRDDGSGLPEEFRAGQSGLGTQIVQALVSGEMRGRITWEKGPEGGTDVVVEVVLRKAMASVSPEEMPEP; this comes from the coding sequence ATGCCCACGATGAAAGACCTGGTCGCCAAGCACACCGAGCTCGGCCAGGCCGACCTCGAGTGGCTGCAACTGCTCACCGGCGACTGGCAGCTGCTGTCCGACCTGTCCTTCGCTGACCTCGTGCTCTGGGTTCCGCGCAAGGGCGACGGCGGCTGGATCGCGGTGGCGCACTGCCGCCCCAGTACCGGCGTCACCGTTTACTACGACGACGTCGTCGGCATGGCGGTGGACGCTGGTCGTCGTCCCTTGTTGGACCGCGCGTTCGAGCAACTCCGGATCTGTCGCGAACGGGGCACCGACTACCAGGAGGACGTGACCGTCCGCGAGGAGACCGTGCCGGTGCTGCGGGCCGGCCGGGCCATCGCCGTCCTTGCCCGGCACACCAACCTCTCCGCCGCACGCACCCCGAGCCGGCTGGAACTCACGTACCTCCAGTGCGCGGACGAGCTGACCCGGATGATCTGCGAGGGTGAGTTCCCGGCGCCCGGTGCCCCGAGCGGCCCACGCCGCGGCGCTCCCCGGGTGGGTGACGGCCTGATCCGGATGGACAAGGACGGCAAGGTCACCTACGCCAGCCCGAACGCCGTGTCCGCCCTGCACCGGCTCGGTCACTTCGGCGAGGTGGTCGATCAGAGCCTCTCCGAGATCGTCACCTCCCTGCTCGACCAGCCCGGTCTGGTGGACGAGTCGCTGCCCCTGGTGCTGATGGGCCGTGCCCCCTGGCGCAGCCACATCGAGAACCACGGCGCCACGTTGTCGATGCGCGCCGTGCCGCTCAAGACGTCCGGCGAGCGCACCGGAGCCCTCCTGCTGGTGCGTGAGATCTCCGAACTGCGCCGGCGCGAACAGGAGCTCCTGACCAAGGACGCCACCATCCGTGAGGTGCACCACCGGGTCAAGAACAACCTCCAGACGGTCGCCGCCCTGCTGCGCCTCCAGGCTCGCCGGATCAAGTCGCCCGAGGGCCGGGGAGCCTTGCAGGAGGCGATGCGCCGGGTCTCCACCATCGCTCTGGTGCACGAGACCCTGTCCGAGGGCTTCGGTGAGAAGGTCGACTTCGACGACGTGGTCGGGCGAACCCTCTCCCTCGCCGTCGAGCTGGCTGCCCCGTCCACCTCGGTGAAGATCCGCCGGGAAGGACGATTCGGCGAACTCCGGGCCGAGAATGCCACTCCTCTCGCGCTGGTTCTCACCGAATTGGTCACCAATGCGGTCGAGCACGGTTTCCGGGACCGTGGTGGGACGGTCACGCTGATTGCCGAGCGCAACGGCGCGGAACTGCGCACGACGATCCGGGACGACGGCAGCGGGCTTCCCGAGGAGTTCCGGGCAGGACAGTCGGGCCTCGGTACCCAGATCGTGCAGGCGCTCGTCAGCGGTGAGATGCGGGGGCGCATCACCTGGGAGAAGGGCCCCGAAGGCGGCACCGACGTGGTGGTCGAGGTGGTGCTGCGCAAGGCGATGGCCAGTGTCTCGCCCGAGGAGATGCCGGAGCCCTGA